Proteins co-encoded in one Mustelus asterias unplaced genomic scaffold, sMusAst1.hap1.1 HAP1_SCAFFOLD_2131, whole genome shotgun sequence genomic window:
- the s100b gene encoding protein S100-B, with product MSDLENAMVTIIETFHKYSGREGDKLKLKKAELKELINNELSNFIGDIKDQETLDKLMESLDTDGDAECDFQEFVAFIAMATAACHEFFVQEDE from the exons ATGTCTGACCTGGAGAATGCGATGGTGACAATTATTGAAACCTTTCACAAGTACAGCGGGCGAGAGGGAGACAAGCTGAAGTTAAAGAAGGCGGAACTGAAGGAACTCATCAATAATGAGCTGTCCAACTTCATTGGT GACATCAAGGACCAAGAGACGCTCGATAAGTTAATGGAAAGCCTGGATACTGACGGCGACGCAGAGTGCGATTTCCAGGAGTTTGTTGCCTTCATTGCCATGGCAACTGCGGCCTGTCATGAATTCTTTGTCCAGGAAGATGAATAA